From Streptomyces sp. HUAS MG91, the proteins below share one genomic window:
- a CDS encoding ABC transporter ATP-binding protein has translation MNTVEPIASPYTLDIQGLRITLPGTARPVLDGVDLRVVAGETVALVGESGSGKTLTSRSALNLLPPGATVEGAVRVGGQDVLTMNADQLRVLRTNTAAMIFQDPRAALNPLRRVGDFLIESVTLTKSMSRTDATARAGELLQAVGLDACALRKYPGQVSGGMLQRVMIAATLMGAPALLLADEPTTALDVTTQAEVIALLTKLRERFGTGLLFVTHDLDLAAAISDRVYVMYAGRIAESGPARALFAQPRHPYTAALLASTPRLEAPVGRLAAIDGQPPDLRQELHGCPFAARCALATEICDQQAPEPLRAPGRPDHQAACHHTDRLEGSLVDA, from the coding sequence ATGAACACGGTGGAACCGATCGCATCCCCGTACACCCTCGACATCCAGGGTCTGCGGATCACCCTGCCCGGCACCGCCCGCCCGGTCCTCGACGGCGTCGATCTACGCGTCGTCGCAGGCGAGACCGTTGCCCTCGTCGGCGAGTCCGGGTCCGGGAAGACCCTCACCTCGCGCAGCGCCCTGAACCTGCTGCCGCCCGGCGCCACCGTCGAGGGCGCCGTGCGCGTGGGCGGCCAGGACGTTCTCACCATGAACGCCGACCAGTTGCGCGTCCTGCGCACCAACACGGCGGCCATGATCTTCCAAGACCCACGCGCCGCCCTCAACCCCCTTCGCCGCGTCGGTGACTTCCTCATCGAGAGCGTGACCCTGACCAAGAGCATGAGCCGGACGGATGCCACCGCCCGCGCCGGCGAACTCCTTCAGGCCGTCGGTCTTGATGCTTGCGCGTTGCGCAAGTACCCCGGTCAGGTCTCCGGCGGCATGCTGCAACGTGTCATGATCGCGGCCACGTTGATGGGTGCCCCGGCCCTCCTGCTCGCCGATGAGCCGACCACCGCGCTCGATGTCACCACGCAGGCAGAGGTCATCGCCCTGCTGACCAAGCTGCGCGAACGCTTCGGCACCGGCCTGCTCTTCGTCACCCACGACCTCGACCTCGCCGCCGCCATCAGCGATCGCGTCTACGTCATGTACGCCGGACGGATCGCCGAGAGCGGCCCCGCGCGGGCCCTCTTCGCGCAGCCCCGGCACCCCTACACCGCGGCGTTGCTCGCCTCCACTCCGCGCCTGGAAGCCCCTGTGGGACGGCTTGCCGCCATCGACGGCCAGCCCCCGGACCTGCGGCAGGAGTTGCACGGTTGCCCGTTCGCCGCCCGCTGCGCCCTGGCCACGGAAATCTGTGACCAGCAGGCCCCCGAGCCGCTGCGGGCACCGGGCCGGCCGGACCACCAGGCCGCCTGCCACCACACGGACCGGCTCGAAGGGAGCCTCGTCGATGCCTGA
- a CDS encoding ATP-binding cassette domain-containing protein, with protein sequence MPEHVLEAVGLHRAFADVRAVDDVSFTLPEGGSLGIVGESGSGKTTTARIIVGLERADTGQVLVRGRERDARRRGRAQRLARAREIQMVFQDPYLSLDPRTSVEGVLRETLRLHFPGADHDRRVRELLDQVGLGTRAADARPRQLSGGQRQRVAIARALAVEPAVLVLDEAVAALDVSVQAQILNLLADIREQTRIGYLFITHDLGVVRCVTDEVIVMRQGRVVEAGSTAEVLAAPQHPYTRLLLESVPRPGWDPEAIAAARRAL encoded by the coding sequence ATGCCTGAGCACGTACTGGAGGCCGTCGGTCTCCACCGCGCCTTCGCGGACGTTCGCGCCGTCGACGACGTGTCCTTCACCCTCCCCGAGGGTGGCTCCCTGGGCATCGTGGGGGAGTCCGGATCCGGTAAGACCACCACCGCTCGGATCATCGTCGGACTCGAACGGGCCGACACGGGCCAAGTCCTCGTACGCGGGCGGGAACGCGATGCCCGAAGGAGAGGCCGGGCCCAGCGCCTGGCGCGGGCCCGCGAGATCCAGATGGTCTTCCAGGACCCCTACCTCTCCCTCGATCCGCGGACCAGCGTCGAAGGCGTCCTGCGCGAGACCCTGCGTCTGCACTTCCCGGGCGCCGACCACGACCGGCGCGTCCGCGAGCTCCTCGACCAGGTCGGCCTGGGCACCCGCGCCGCCGACGCACGGCCTCGACAGCTCTCCGGCGGCCAGCGCCAGCGCGTCGCCATCGCCCGAGCCCTCGCCGTCGAACCGGCCGTCCTCGTCCTGGACGAGGCCGTCGCCGCGCTCGACGTCTCCGTCCAGGCGCAGATCCTCAACCTGCTCGCCGACATCCGGGAGCAGACCCGGATCGGCTACCTGTTCATCACCCACGACCTCGGCGTGGTCCGGTGCGTCACCGACGAGGTCATCGTCATGCGCCAGGGCCGTGTCGTCGAGGCGGGATCCACCGCCGAGGTGCTCGCCGCGCCTCAGCACCCCTATACGCGGCTCCTGTTGGAGTCCGTGCCCCGCCCCGGCTGGGACCCCGAGGCGATCGCCGCCGCCCGCCGGGCACTGTGA